In Rhodovulum sulfidophilum DSM 1374, the following are encoded in one genomic region:
- the ccmD gene encoding heme exporter protein CcmD gives MIPDLGKYAVAVLSSYAVTMGLIAVLIAVSLWRGARVRRQLAEIEARRNADV, from the coding sequence ATGATCCCCGATCTTGGAAAATACGCGGTCGCCGTGCTGTCCTCCTATGCGGTGACGATGGGCCTGATCGCGGTGCTGATCGCGGTCTCGCTCTGGCGCGGGGCACGGGTCCGGCGCCAGTTGGCCGAGATCGAGGCCCGGAGGAACGCCGATGTCTGA